A stretch of DNA from Spirosoma endbachense:
CCCAAACGCTTAAAGCCGACTACCCCGAAGTGCAGGAAGCTACGCGCTTACGTCGTGCAGGAATGCCTTTTATCGTCTATGGTGACAAAACGTTCAGAGAAAGCGAGGTTGCTTTTGCCGACTCTAATTTCTTCCAGGTGTTTACACTTCCGTTCGTAAAGGGTGATCCAAAAACAGCGTTGATCCAGCCCAATACCGTCGTAGTTACGCAGGAAGTAGCGCATAAATATTTCGGAAATGAAGATCCGATCGGGAAGGTATTGACGGTTAAAAGCTGGAACACGCCCTACACAGTTACGGGTGTGATTGAAAAGTTACCGGTTAATTCTCACTTTCATTTCGATATGTTCGCATCGATGGCCGGTTTCCCGGATGCGAAACAGCCTTCCTGGATGACGTCTGAATTTTTCACCTACCTGGTATTACCCAAAGGCTACGACTACAAACAGCTGGAGGCAAAACTACCTCAGGTTGTCGAAAAATACATGGGGCCGCAATTGCAGAAAGCCTTCGGAATGAGCTTTGCGCAGTTCCGCAAAAAAGGCAACGACCTTGGTTTATTTTTGCAGCCGCTGACAACGATTCACCTGCATTCAGAACTAAGCGGTGAACTGGATGCCAACGGGGATATTCGGTACGTGTACATTTTTGGGGCCGTTGCGTTGTTTATTCTCCTCATCGCCTGCATCAACTTCATGAACCTGTCTACGGCCGGGGCCTCAAAGCGAGGTCGGGAGGTTGGTATCCGGAAGGTAATGGGTTCGATGAAACTGGAGCTGATGGGGCAGTTTCTGCTCGAATCCTCGATACTAACGGCTGTTGCCTTACTGTTAGGTGTTGGATTGGTTTACCTGGTTTTGCCAGCCTTCAATGAACTGGCGGGTAAATCGCTAAGTCTGCACTTGTTAGCGAATCCCTGGCTTCTGCCCAGCCTGTTGCTATTTGGCCTCTTTGTTAGCGTTCTGGCCGGGAGTTACCCCGCTTTTTTCCTGTCATCCTTCAAGCCTGTGTCTGTGCTGAAAGGGGGAAATTCGCTCGATCGGTTTACATCAGGTAAAAAAAGTTTTGGTCTACGGAGCAGTCTGATCGTGTTTCAGTTCTTTATTTCCATTGCTTTAACGATAGGAACCATTGTCGTGTATCAGCAACTGGCTTATATCCAGAACAAGAAATTAGGGTATAACAAAGACCAGGTTATCGTGTTGCCGGAAGCCTGGATGCTGGGTGATAAGAACGAAGTGTTCCGAAATCAACTCCTGCAAGACCCTCGGGTGGTGAATGTAAGCACATCGGGCTACCTGCCTGCTGGCCCAAGCTACAATAACAACTTCACGATTTATCCCGAATCGAATGAGACCGGATTGATAAAAACGCTCCGATACGACGTCGATTATAATTACATGTCGACACTGGGTATGCAACTGGTGGCTGGTCGGAATTTCTCGAAAGACTACGGGACCGATTCGGCGGGAGCGATTCTTAACGAGACAACTGCCAAAGTACTTGGATGGGGCAACAAGGCGTTAGGACACACGATCACCAACTCCGATAATCAAGGCAAAAAGACTCAGCTACGGGTCATTGGGATCGTTAAGGATTTTCACTTCAAATCCTTACACGAGCGCATTTCTCCGCTCGTAATGGTGCTCAACAAGAATGCCGGAACCATGATTGTAAAGGCAAAAACCAAAGACATTACGGGTTTGCTGGCGGCCATGAAAAAGAACTGGGACGGCTTTAAAGTCGAAGGGCCTTTTACGTACTCATTTCTGGATGAACGATTTAACGATACCTACCGGGCCGAGCAGAAAATTGGCGAAATTCTGGGCATTTTTGCCGGATTGAC
This window harbors:
- a CDS encoding ABC transporter permease, which encodes MLHNYFKIAWRNLARNKAFSAINIVGLAIGLATCLLISLFVLDELSYDRFNEKADRIVRVIFRGSIQGEKMNEAHVMPPTAQTLKADYPEVQEATRLRRAGMPFIVYGDKTFRESEVAFADSNFFQVFTLPFVKGDPKTALIQPNTVVVTQEVAHKYFGNEDPIGKVLTVKSWNTPYTVTGVIEKLPVNSHFHFDMFASMAGFPDAKQPSWMTSEFFTYLVLPKGYDYKQLEAKLPQVVEKYMGPQLQKAFGMSFAQFRKKGNDLGLFLQPLTTIHLHSELSGELDANGDIRYVYIFGAVALFILLIACINFMNLSTAGASKRGREVGIRKVMGSMKLELMGQFLLESSILTAVALLLGVGLVYLVLPAFNELAGKSLSLHLLANPWLLPSLLLFGLFVSVLAGSYPAFFLSSFKPVSVLKGGNSLDRFTSGKKSFGLRSSLIVFQFFISIALTIGTIVVYQQLAYIQNKKLGYNKDQVIVLPEAWMLGDKNEVFRNQLLQDPRVVNVSTSGYLPAGPSYNNNFTIYPESNETGLIKTLRYDVDYNYMSTLGMQLVAGRNFSKDYGTDSAGAILNETTAKVLGWGNKALGHTITNSDNQGKKTQLRVIGIVKDFHFKSLHERISPLVMVLNKNAGTMIVKAKTKDITGLLAAMKKNWDGFKVEGPFTYSFLDERFNDTYRAEQKIGEILGIFAGLTIFVACLGLFGLATFTAEQRTKEIGVRKVLGASVTSIVALLSKDFLKLVAIAIVIAVPVAWYTMNNWLQGFAYKIDISWWMFALAGVLAVAIALLTVSYQSVKAALMNPVKSLRSE